tgtgtattataggagagagaatgtaatgtatctaaaaacttacactaaaataaaaaaaaaagggaattatgtaatatttaaaacaagtagggaaaattagagaatataaaaattatatttgtgtatttaagttatttttccaatTACCATAAACTTtagaaatcacatatttttaaggaaaaattacttatatacaaaCATTAACTTACCTTAATATccatttatttctatttttttagaaattccaAAAATTCCTTATGTTCCTTCAATACATAAAATCTTCCACAGACATAAATATGTCACTCCTATTTTCAGCATATATCCACGTTTCTCACTGtccattttcattttattcctAAATTCTCTTTGCTTCTTTAGCatttacaaattttgaatttattttgattctCAGTATGTATTAgtcattatttaataataattaatataatatttgtagAAGTTCGCCTTTTCTgttgtagttttttttaatttcgtctttttccttctttttcctttttttggtttaatagttattttgtttttctattattttcaaatCATTGTTGGGtttgatatttgtatttgatttctttatttttattaataaaactCACATTGTgtgtttgataaaaatatatatataatgcttgtaaatttttcataatttgagtTGGTTATGGATCTAACaattaattattcataaaaattgaTTAGGATTCTTGTATTACAACTAATCTTCTAGTTGTCTCATAATAATATTAGttttaatttcatcaaaatttcatatggtttaacatttttctctttattctggtgtttttcatataaaaaatattttcatgaattgTGTGTGTTCATGTATGTAATTGATAACTTAATTCTTATTTATTGTGATAcatttataaatacatattatttCAGATTAGGTACATCCTTCTTTAACAATCTGATTGTATCAGATACATTATTATCAACTATAAAATGATACATTATGTTAGCATACATATCTTTCAAGACAAACAATATGATACTCATCAATTTAAATGAGATACATAGATAGTAATGTATCATGCATTATTTTTCTagatatgatacataaattcgaatttatatgaaatgtatcaATTACATAGCAACTATCACACTCTAATGTATCGATCTCTTATCTAAACTAGGAAAAGAATtttgaatatcaaaattttcaatattctaAATCAAAATCGAAAGGATATTCGATGAACTTGAAGATTCACAAAAGAAATTGTTTGTCCAGCAACAATTCCATACAATCCTTCATAACTCACCTCGCTTTCCAAAATTTcgacaaatttttttatgaaacagaGAGAACGATGAACaagaagaaagaaatttaattttttgatcttTTTGGTTTGTTACACTATAGGATTTTGAATTCTTGACAATAATTTGAATGAAATAGgatgttaatttaatttttagctTTCCCCCCCTTAATTACATAATATATAGCTCGGACACATTAAACAGTATgtcagatacattaaaaactagctcggatacattataaataaatcgaatacataatatgtagctcggatacattaaatactgactcaaatacattaatatgtagctcggacacattaaagaaataagagatttttttaaaaatttttaataatagaagaaaatattaaaaataaaaaaaatataatacgtATATTTCAGTCATTTTTCCTTGTTATATATGACTCgatttttgtttgaatattGAATCCTAAAGAAACCTCATAGAGTCATAGTGATTTTGACCGCAATATGTATCTACTTATTTTAAACACCCATATGGAGTTGAAgcctttttgtttttgataaaatcatgTTTGAGTACTGCAAAAATTTAACTCTCTTCTGATATCTATCGTCTGccttcattattattttattctaacaTTTGTTTTTACGTCTTTTGTTCCTATTTAATCGTCTACTTTAGAAGTGTCATACATATTAAAACATCAATGATTATCATGgtatagttataattttatctttaacttatccctccgtccggtattatttgtcataatttctatttttagagtcaaattataaaaactgactaacattttaagatgtattttttcatcatattaatatgcaaaaaattgtaatttatagtatttttcatatagttttagaatatctaattgttttgtttaaaatatcgaaataatgtgatctaatttacctttgaaaattagtcaaattgactttcgataagcgcaacatgacaaacattttcggacggagggagtaaaaGATCATACAACTCTCCAAatgtaataaatgtattttctggTTCCAAAAACCATGCATTACAACTTAGTAGTACTAgaaattttcttgaattaaataaaggcattttaggaaaaaaattgttattctttcttgattaaatgaacaaatataaaaatgaatataaaaaaaatatgaacaagtaaatagagAGAAAGAGACTAATAAACTTGTGTGCTATCTTGTGTTAGGGAAAAGGACAAGAGACTCTATCTTTTCGTACCCTCTatcagtttaaaaaaaaaaagaaacctGACTAGACGCTagtcttttataaaatacatctaaattaaatataatgatATTGTTTGTTcgaatatttttaattattacgataaaatattattttatatataaaacaaaaaacataaagtATAATAAAACACAAGATTAAAAGTTGATAAGTGAAAAAAGCCATTATACTGAAAATGTAATATAACTTCTCACATAAGATCAAAAAATGGTTCTGAAAAGGAGTTAGTGAAATGTTATCTAGAGGTCTCATTGTTATGTTATTGTAGACGATAGTTGTTTAGTTTTACgttatttcatttgtttttcaCACTCGTCAAACTTGATAACACATTTTTGTGATTGGATACTAAATCAATAAGATATTTCCGTGCTGGACCACTGTGTTTTCTTGGATTCCTTGCTATTATGAATATTTACATCTATTATGTCTTTAGTGTCGCTTCGTGCGTTGCACTAAAATATAAACTATAGTTTAGCTAACTTTTTCTTAAAGATTAAATATCCAGAAATCATTAGCTTATCCACCAGCAATTCCATTATCATCTTCAATAGCTGTTGCTAATCATTATTATGACATGCTAATTACTAAGCCAAATGATGTCAAAACCACACTATAATGCTTAAAAGTTTCATTTCAGATTTTCAAATTACAACATTGTCTAAACTACAAATACAGGTTGTAcgaggaaaaaaattaaaagatgagCATATacaataaagaaacaaaaaaataacagaACACATCAAAGTTCTTTGAATCTTTGATGGTTCATTACTATACATTACCACATAGCTTAATAAATTACCTCTCTAAGTGTGAAATTTTACGTTATAAATATGTGTAATTTAACTTGCTCACCTAGGACCAGACAGCTCCATGGCTTGTACAAGTAATAAAGAATCATCGGTGAGATCTGAGAATCTCTCGGATGAGGATAGCTCTTTAGTTTTATACTTGTTACTACCATCAAATTTTTGGGATGCTTCCCATCTCTCTGCAAGTCCATCACCTTCAAGCATACGAACAATTTCAGACATTTTTGGTCTGTGGCCTGGAAGATATTGTGTGCAAAGCAGAGCAACTTGCACCATTTCCTCTAGCTCGATTCGATCATAGTTGATTCTCAAATCTTTATCAACAAGGACATCAAGTTTCTTCTCTTGGTGAATTTTCCTAACCTGATGGAAATGTACGCCAAATGTTACACTTTATAGGATATACAATATCGCGAAACATGCCATGACATTTCTCTGACTAAAAGAGGATGTCGTTAAGGGTAAAATGAGAAGtctaaagtttaaaaaataattttcaaatatagaaAGTGAGGCTTGTCAAATTGATACTTACCCAATCAAGCATTACTCCCTTTTGGTTAGCTGCTTTTCCAAATTCGATAGCTCTCATTCCTGTGATCAGTTCAAGTAGAAGGATCCCAAATCCGAACACGTCTGTTTTCTCAGATGATTGGCCTGTTGATAAGTATTCAGGGGCTATATGCCCTACTGTACCGCGCACAGCTGTTGTGACATGTGAATCCTGGTGATCTAAAAGCTTTGCCAGCCCAAAATCTCCCACAACCGCCTCACAAAAGTCATCGAGCAATATATTTGCTGCTTTAACATCTCTATGAATTATCTTTGGATCACATTGTTCGTGAAGATATAACAGTCCTCGAGCAGCTCCTATAGCAATTCGCTTCCTTGTTCCCCAATCCAACACAGGTTTTACTGTAGAAAGTAACATGGACTATATTTCAGCATAACACAAGTAAGATATCTGAAATGCCACTTTGctaatttaatgtatttttttaccTCTGAGGCGCGAAGCTACACTACCATTGGACATATAAGGGTAAACCAAAAGCTTCTCCGACTGTGTCATACAAAATCCATAGAGCCTGAGGAGGTTACGATGCACTGCTAAGCTTATCATTTCGACTTCTGTTTGGAATTGTTTCTCACCACCAATTGCATTGCCATCATTTAGCCTCTTTACAGCCACAGGAGTACCGTCTGGGAGATGGCCTTTATAAACATTCCCAAAACCACCTTTTCCTAAAATGTTTTTGTTGCTGAAGTTGTTGGTTGCAATTTGGAGATCCTTGAATTGGAATCTTCTTAAATTTCCAAGGGAAACTTCTTCATGATGCCGATCTAATATTAGCAAATAATAGAAATGAGTAAGAAGCGATGATCATAACTTTCATGAGAACAGTGAGCTAAAGTTTAGAACAGATAACCAACCTTTAACATCAAAAAAGGCTTGTTGATTGTGTCTATGCCTTGACCATAGAAAGAGTCCAATTCCAAGAACAAGCAAAGAAATACAACCAAGAGTCGAGCCAAATACAAGCGCGATTTTATGACCTTTTCGCTTCCCAGAAGGCGAAGCTGGATAACAAACACGGAGCAATAAAGTGAGATGAAACAGAAGAAACTGCAAAATCATAAATTACAGGCTAGATAAGATGGTTAGATTTGGAAAATGACATTCTGTAATGCATACATTCTGAACCATTCAATGTCATTGACATAGGCAACAATTGCATTCCATAGCAGTCTGGCTCAGACCCCGTCTCGCAGATCAATGGATTTCCAACAATGCTACAATCACAGAACAACAAGAGAACATAAATTATTCTCAACATTCCAGCTTTCTATTAACAAGACATGAATAAGCTGTTAATTAGCGTACTTGAATTTCTTGGGGGGGAACCTAGGTACCGGTCCACTCAAGTTATTGAAGGATAAGTCCCTGAATCAAAAGGttaaataccaaaatcaatctcaaattttgaaaaggaaaaagataagTAAAGCAATAGGGATTTACACTAGAGTAAGCTGTGACATGTTGGCTAATGAGACTGGAATTTCTCCTGATAGACTGTTATTGTTGAGCCTCCTGAACAAGTTAATATAAAGAAACTGATATTGGAACTGTtggaagataaaaaaaaaatgaagcataaaaattgaagtttagTATGAGAATTGACTCTCTGTTAAGATTCTTACATGTACTTGAGGTCACTCAAGTGTCCCAAAGAAACAGGAATATCACCAGTGAAGAAATTATCAGAAAGATCAAGAGTCTGAAGTTTTGAGAGCCTTCCAATTTCTTTTGGGATTGGTCCTGTTATATTGTTATTCTGCAGCAATctgtttcaaaagaaaaaagaaatggttATTCAAGAAAGTAACAGAAAGAATCAAGAGAGGTTGAAATCACTGATTTTAGTAACTCACATAATCTGAAGATTTGTCAAATTGCCAATGCTAGGAGAAAAAGTACCAGACAGATTCTGGCTTGGTGCCCCTCTGCATAATAcagaaaggtaaaaaaaaaaatcaaacatttgAATTGCAAAGacacaaacaaagaaaaagatttCATCTTTGCAACAAATAATACTTACAAGCCAATAACCAAACTCTCAGAAGAACAAGTAACCATAGCCCAACTACATGGATCGACAGAAGTACTATCCCAATTATCAAGAACCCCATGAGGATCCTTCAAAGCAACTTTTATGGCCATTAAAGCTTGCACTgagattcaaaaaaaaagaaaagaggaacaTCCCAGATGAAAACTTAGTATTTTCAGTATACATAATGCAGAATTTTATTAACAAGAACACTAATTACCTTCAAAGTtgacacctttaggagaaagcAATCCTGCTGCTGAACTCCAAAGAGCCAAGAATGTAGCCACATACAAGAATGAAGCCTttatctctcttttcttttccattaaatttcaagaaagaaACAGAAACTCAAATGAATACCAGAGAGACAAACCCCTCCACtggattttcttcttctaatagTCTTTTTAGATTGAAAACAAAACTATAGCTTTTGTATGCcagaaaatcattttattacTGTCTTGTCAGTCTccatagaaagaaaaaaaaaagcagtcTTTGTAAAAAGGAGAACACAGCATGCCTGTCACTGGGGACACAGACCCTTTGTAAggaaaagaatatattaaaaaaaaattaaagtataacTCAGTCTAAATGGAAATCTAATTACTACTATCTTAATCAAACAACACTTGTCTTGAAGTATATAGACATAGAAATGACAAGTTTTCTAATGGACCTCTGTTTTAAGCTTAAATCAAAATCACTCTTTGAAGACAAATAAGCAAAAGCATTAGTGTAGTGTGCAGTGCAGCTATAATAAGACCAAAAATTCCTCATGGGTGAGTCATTCACTAGCTAACTTATGGCTtagaaataagttattttttgtcATTATCATATGAGATTTATTATGTGCAATAGTagttagtaatattttaattttaaaaaaaagttgggaACAAACATTTGGGATGTGTAAGAGTGCAAGTATGGCTATGGGAGTTGGATTTACAAGGGAATCCAACATTCCCTGAGTTTGGCCATTCAACAAAATCCCaaaaacttgttttttttaaaaaaaattctatgttTTTAAAAGAGGCTAAGAATGTGGGAATCTCTAGAAAATTAGGCTAGAGATTGATAATGGGTTTGGTGAACTGACCAGTCACATAGGCTAGGGACCCAAGACACGCCCATGATGAGGGGTATCTTTGTAGgctataacaattatttttattatatttgccAGATAAATATGTTTtgcattattataaatatagttTAACGTCTTATaatgagttatttatttttttaaaaaaagaatacgtttatattttaaacatttataGATAAATTACTGTGATGTGTTTCAATTGATCACATGAAGTAAACATGATAAAATCCTCATATTAGATACTCCTGactcaaatttttaaagaagCTTTTTGTGCATATTTCCAAATATCCATTTCATAgacatatttatcatttaaaatatatcacgCATTTTAATAAGTTGTAAGACTTCCTACATGTTTCAATTAATGTTGATgtgtataatttaaaataaaaggaatattTAATGTGATAAACTTAGAGGTTTTGAACGGGTACAAACACTTTCAAAATATGAGAAACTGTTTATTTTGTACCTAAGTgctcaataaatataatataatttgagtgtatttaaaaaaaaatttcttaaagaaTTGTCAATATATTCGATCTTAAATTAGTTCAACCTATTACAATGGACAGCTATGTATAGTTAACTGTGTATAcgtaaaagtattttttttttttaccgaatacacaatatttttttactacCTTTATGATTGATTGCTTGTGGAAGAGGGGTATGCATGATGAATGTACTTTAATTGATTCCACTATGGAATAGCACACTATATgttgttttggaatttttaaaaataacatgattttaCACGCTTCATGAGACTATCATTCCAAAGAAacaaacttatattatatttatataatataaaaagagaaaagtaGTATAATAGTAGTTGATAAAGCTAAAGCTGCCCACCTCCATCCTTTCATGCTCCCTAAACATCATTGATAAGAATTTCAATTTGTTGTGGGTGGACAATATCATGCATCTCTCCTTTTCTTGCTTAccttttccttctctttccaatttttttttaaaaaataaacaataataagcaaattacttttctcattttttgagTATTTTCTCCATATATgcatatttgaaaatattagtgCCAAAAGGATAATGTGTGTGTTTTGTGGTACTAGGTAACCATTATTTGGCTATggcattattttattaatagaagtttttgcatgattttgcccataaaatgtgatatttttaaattttgtcttTGCTACTCATTTAATAAACATTTGTGGATCAAATACTCTATAATCTAATTTCACTATATATAACTTTAGAGAAGTTTTATTTCACGTTTGATATGATATAAGTTTGGTGGGAATTAAGTTAGCGGcataaaatatgtaatatttcTATGACCTAATAATTTTGCTAGGCATTAGTTTAGAGGAAAAAAAATAGCCTATGTTGATCATGTATATAAGTTTTTGAACGTAAAACTTAAGTTATGTCTTTTGCAACATAGGTTGAGGATATTGACTTGAACTTTTGCATCTAATAACATAAGTTTTTCAATTAGAAATTGAGCGATAAAACTTAGAAAGTTTTTTAAAGGCATAATTTGTatcatattatgatatgaaaatataaatttaggtAGAGTTAAAGATTATCTATTATTTTGGTAGCAAAGATATTTTCTATCActtactttttatttaaaatacagAAGGGCAAAATAGAAACATTGTGAATGGTCttattaatattcaaatttttgaccaaattaaactattatataaagaaatttataaaaaagaatatttttctaaaattttataaaactagtataaatatattttacagTCACGTTTTCgggtatatttaatttttaaaaactaacagcgttaggttgatatacgttactgtaagtTATGTTTTAATCCTAAAATGTTATTTTGAGTAACGTTTTAATCTTAAAACGTTACTATGAATAACGCTTTAGGAGTAAAATGTTAGtgtgagtaacgtatatcaatctaACGTCGTCagctttcaaaaaataaaatataccctaaaataTTACTGTAAAATACgtttatatcaattttataaaattttaaaaaaatatattattttgataaattactttatataatggcttaatTTGGTAAAAAATCGTTAATATTCTTACCCAAAGAAACAAAGGGAAAGTGCAAATTATGCAATAGGAGTCTGCACACTGCTGACGTGGTCGTTTTTGTATACTGCTGCTTGTACGTATTGCTTCGTAATTGGACCAGTCAACATTTGGTGAGGTAAAATATGTTcctatttttcatttgatttaggTATTTACTATGTTAATagtactaaaataaaatataaagttttaatAGATCAAATatcatatgattaaaataattcaattgagttcactgtactCTTTTGTTAACCTTACCTAATTGGTACTCAAATTAAAGTAGTAGTATATATACTTTGCTTGTTCTTTCTTactttgttgtttttctttttcatcaaGATTCTTATTTTTTGTCTACTTCCATGCACATAATTGGAACCTAAAGTTTATAAACTTGTATTCTTTTACCCTTTTTAACTTTCCTTCTTTTATTTCCCTTTACTTTACCCTctattgatttaaaataaaagtagtaGAAGCCATGGTGAAAGTGGAGGAAAAGTAAACTTGAAGAATAATGCATTTTTTCTAGCTAGCTACTTTTTTTCCCTCCTACACTGTCACAAATTTAAATGAACCAATAAAAGAATTGAAACTTTCAAccgttttttaattttttattttttatttttgtttggacACTATAAAGAAAAGATGTAAAGTTAATCGGTATGTCCAAGAATGAACAATGGTGAAGAAATTACCGAAAGAATATGAGTTGTGGCTAACACCCAAACTCAAAGAATAAAAAAGGATTCCCTTTATACATAAGATAAAGTGTCGTttgaattaacttatttttacgTGTTTTTGACTCTTAAAGTAgtttttaattatgaaagtgttcggaaaagttataaaatatttttaagcaTCCATGTTGGTGCTAAAATAGTTTTagaataagtcaaaaaccaaatACCATCTACTTATGAATTTTACTTTTGGACTTATAAGTTACTTCTTTTAAACCCATCCAAATAGGCTCTAAGTCACTAGCCACCTCGACCTAATTCTTGACTAGCACATCAACTTCCTAACAAAATGTCTATGATTGAAAATCACTAACATGGCAagattaaaattcaaattcaaattggtTCCTAACTCTGATCAGAAAGACAAAGACTATTATATTTGCGTTAGTAGTCCAACAAAGAggcaaaataattatattttaatttacattatGAACAACACACTTCACCTGTTTCTTCCCCGTGTTTACTAGTCCTCCTATCCCAAACGAAGAGAGGGCAAAAAAGCATCATTGTAGCTGCATAACATGCATGCTTCTATAGCTAGCCCTATTTGCTACGTAACAATAAAACAAGATAACAAAATTATGAACGGAAACTAGAAATTCGTACTATATTTAAAACATTCACGAGACCtaacatagaaaaataataatattaagaaaGGCATATTGATGGCAAAGTTTTATTCATTCCCTTTTGATATAATTAGGTGTATGTGAAGAGAAAAATTGTATAAGCAAGAGCCACTTTTATGTATGGATAGAAACACATGCAAGAAAATGGACCAACAACATTGTAACAATAGGAATATGAATTGACTAAAcgtgagaagaaagaaaaattatataataataccATACTATATAGTCGACAAAAGGAAAATAGATATGAATTAAGAGGAATTTGAATCACAGCTGGATCTATTGTCTCTTTCTTTGTTCACTACTATATTCTTACTTGCTTGCTTCAAAGTTGGGACCATTATTTTGGCCTTCAAATTAAACATTTTCATGTTCTTCTCAAAACATACATCATTTCAACAAAATCCATAGCAAGAAACTAATAGTAATATACATGTGatacactatatatatacactagtGTTGATTACAAATTGTTACGGTTTTGTAATGGCAACAATCATGTTAGGAGCGTCACCCCAAATGGGCCATACAGAGCGCGATCCGAATTTAGTCGGATTTTCAATGTGGGTGAGaaaaaaaacaacttaaaaaaaaggaaaaataacttaaatacacaactataagttttatattctctaattttcccttctttttttaaatattacataattcccttttttttaattttaatgtaagtttatagatacattacattctctctcctataatacacaattacccattttaatgcctattttttctccattaaaacactcaaccttttaaatcagtttttgaattttgaattttctccatttaaacactcaaccttttaaatcattttttttgattttgaattattaattttaattaattttaaataaaagacccaattttgaaattttgttatttcaaaattcaaaaattttgaaatttcaaaaatcaggACAACTTCTCTTAACTTCTCCCGTtttgttcttactccatcaagtttcagttctttttttttccataatcaTCTTCCTTCTCTTAAAGATTACTTACTCCGCCATTGCAACTTCAACGTAAACCCACATGCTTAACAactcccaaaaataaaaatcctaaacccccaAGTTCAGTTACCGAAGAAACAAATTCCAATCAGAGGAAAGATTAAACGAACAACCAAAAAGCAGATGAATTTGGTAATCTTCTTGTTCTTGGAGGCAAGCAGATGAAAATGAACGGTCACCTTACAAAAGGttcaaatgatatatatatatatatatatatatatatatatactttcataaatcagtaaggtattagttgtttagttgatgtactgatacatgttttgaaaattgttataatgtatcattcactaagttTAATAAATGTGTCATCCACTgtacttgatgatacatatagaatcagtgtgtatattGTTTAGTCGATGTTtctgatacatgtattagatatgtatcacatgttataatgttttagttaattcactgatacatgtagtagacatgtatcacatgtttttcatgtagtatgaatttctgaaaactGAAACCATGTATCAGTAAGTtattagttgttttatttagtatttatatttcaatatcgTTATAATTTGctgttttattttcaaattgcagCCACTGAagtacaagattaaaaagataCCAACACACCATAAGGTTTGCTGTCAATTTTAACAACAATTTCCTAAAggactttgaaaaatatataggGGAGAATGTTATCCAAATGTTTAATGATTTGTTACCTTATACATAGGGGAGAATGttatccaattacgtgctgattTTATAGtgattaatgatctgttaccttaaattaagctgttttagtaacaacattaattgtaccgttttttccccatttttttctcaacagtttaaacttaccatgtatcatttaccatgtatcactagagtctaaagtatcacggaacaacaaatttaagggattttttgtaaatactaatTTTGTCGGGACaaaatgtaattattgaattacactatgggattccttaaatttttacttaaaaaaatcCATAAATACAATAGATAATTACCTAGATTTGATCAGATATAAATTCAAGTACACATTTACCGAAAATTAGGGGGTGAAGCTAAGGGATAGCACCATATAATTTGTCCAAAAGAGATAAtgagtatataaaaatttacgCGCCagacaatttaaaatttgtactctgatttctacaatttttttagttttcggTTAAATCCATTAATTCTTTTGCAATTGATACTAAtcgaatatatttttataaagtgTGCAATTCGCTTACGTATGAATATCTcaaacaatatataaaattaaaaataaatttataaaactaaatcTCCCGAAACTAAAGGCTTGGGAAGTGGTCCTTCCTTGTTCGAAGCTTCCGCCTTCTCAATTTTTGAACTAATCCACCTTAGTGGAAATTTCACTTTTTagcaaattaaattaaacaacttttctttttggCTTTATCTTTTTATCCTTAAATTCCTTTTCTTCTGTTTTTTGAACACAAGAcgtaaataaagaaaaaattgacaaaataaagaaaattaaatacgTAATTAGAGTTACGTCAGACTGATTAATTAGTCTTAACTTTAATGGGCGAATTCATGATTCAAATTAGTTGAATTTGCACAGGCACCAAAAAGACACGTATTCACCGGTTTTGACAATGTTTTACTGTTACATCTAGCTGTAGAAATACgaaatttattaaaaacaaTCTATATATCTTACGTAAGATAAAGGGTAAATTATATACACTTTACTCTCTTAGACTCCATTTACTAAATCACGTTTgctttgttgttgttattgttggaCATAAGTTTCATAATTGACAAGCAACCCAATATGGATATATAGCTACG
This window of the Solanum pennellii chromosome 2, SPENNV200 genome carries:
- the LOC107011814 gene encoding protein NSP-INTERACTING KINASE 1-like, giving the protein MEKKREIKASFLYVATFLALWSSAAGLLSPKGVNFEVQALMAIKVALKDPHGVLDNWDSTSVDPCSWAMVTCSSESLVIGLGAPSQNLSGTFSPSIGNLTNLQIILLQNNNITGPIPKEIGRLSKLQTLDLSDNFFTGDIPVSLGHLSDLKYMRLNNNSLSGEIPVSLANMSQLTLVDLSFNNLSGPVPRFPPKKFNIVGNPLICETGSEPDCYGMQLLPMSMTLNGSESSPSGKRKGHKIALVFGSTLGCISLLVLGIGLFLWSRHRHNQQAFFDVKDRHHEEVSLGNLRRFQFKDLQIATNNFSNKNILGKGGFGNVYKGHLPDGTPVAVKRLNDGNAIGGEKQFQTEVEMISLAVHRNLLRLYGFCMTQSEKLLVYPYMSNGSVASRLRVKPVLDWGTRKRIAIGAARGLLYLHEQCDPKIIHRDVKAANILLDDFCEAVVGDFGLAKLLDHQDSHVTTAVRGTVGHIAPEYLSTGQSSEKTDVFGFGILLLELITGMRAIEFGKAANQKGVMLDWVRKIHQEKKLDVLVDKDLRINYDRIELEEMVQVALLCTQYLPGHRPKMSEIVRMLEGDGLAERWEASQKFDGSNKYKTKELSSSERFSDLTDDSLLLVQAMELSGPR